A segment of the Tissierellales bacterium genome:
GAAAAAGATATTGGTTTCTTTAATAATAAAACTACTGGAGATTTAAATTCCCTTTTAACAAATGATGGTAGAGAAGTAGCAAGTTGGATGTCAGTGGGATGGCTTATTAGATTGATACAGATATTTTCACTAGTTTTTACAATAATTATGATGATGAGATACAATGTACTTTTGACTTTAATTATACTAGGCTTAATCGCTGTTTCATTCTTAACAATAAATATAATAGCTAAAAAACAAGCGGAAGTATCAGAGAACATTTTTAGTATTAGAGGAGAAATAAATCAATTTTTAATAGAAAGTATTCAGTCTATAAGCTTAATAAAACCTTTAAGAAAAGAAAAATATTTTAAAGATAAATTTAAAACCTTAATTGATAATAAGAAATTTAAAGAAGATAAAAGGTATTCATTTTTACTTGGACTATATGTATCCATGACTGCGTTACTTATTATGATATTGCCATTGGTATCTGTAGGGGTTGATGCAGTCTTAGCTTCAAAAGGTAAGATGACTGTTGGAAGTATATTGAGTATATATGCATTGACCGGTCAATTACAAGAACCAGTTAGAGTTTTAGCAGATTCTTTTAATCAAGAAAGAACTGCTATGGCTTTATCTAATAGATTAAAAGAGAAAGTGGTAGTGGAAAATCAACTCTAGGAAACCTTATACTAGGAATTTTAGAATTAAAAGATGGAAGTATAAAGATGCTGATGATATATATACATTAAAGGCTTAATCCTATATAAACATAACACAGATCTAGCCCCTTTAAAACTTGTTTAAAGGAGCTTTTTTATATTTCTTATAACAATTTAGATAAAACTGTTTAGCTATTTTTAGAAGATTAGAATAAATTGAATTGTTATTATAGATATTATTAAAAATACAAGTTAAGTAGTAGTATTATTATTAGATGTTAAATTATCTTATCTAAAATCTCATTTTTTAATAAGCTATTAATCTATTCCTTTTTTTATTTAACTTTATAAGTTTAATTATGCAATTTCCTCAATAGAGAATATGCTAAATTAAGTGGATAAAAATAAAAGCTATGTTATAATAATAGAAAGCACAACAAAAAATTAACACTGTGAGGTTAGCTATGAAAAATAAAAAAATTTTATTCACTATCATGGCTATATTTGTTTTAACTGGAACAATTATAATACGATTTCATTTGTCTAGTTGTAAAGTGGCATGCTCAAAGCCTCCTAGTAAAATTAAAGCTGGAAAAGATATAACTATTCTAGTTGCTGCAGATCCTCATTATTTCACTAGTAAATTAAATGATTGCGGAGAAGCGTTTAATAAATATATTACAACTGGTGATGGTAAGCTAATAAAATATAGTGATGAGCTAATAGATGCTTTTACTAGAGATATAGAGAAGATTAAACCTGATATACTTATTATTTGTGGTGACCTAACAAATAATGGGGAAAAGGAAAGTCACGAAAACTTAGCCGAAAAACTAGATATTATTCAAAACTCTGGCACTTCTGTTTTTGTTATTCCGGGTAATCATGATATAAAAAATCCATGGTCCTGTAAGTTTAAAGATAGAAAACAGAAAAAAGCTAGTAATATAACAGATAAAGATTTCAATAAAATATATGAGCCCTTTGGCTATAGTGAAGCCATTTCTAAGGACAAGAATACATTAAGTTATCTTGCAGCCCCTTCCGAAGATATATGGCTATTAATGCTTGATACAAATCAATATGAAGATAATATTAAACGTAGTGCCCCTCAAGCAGACGGTATAATAAACCCTGATACACTTCAATGGATTGAAGAATGTAGCCAAAAAGCAAAAAAAGAGAATGCTAAAATCATTGCAGTAATGCACCATAGTCTATTAGACCATAATCCAGTAAAAAATGAGGGCTATACTTTAAATAATAGTGAAGACGTTGTAGAGGTATTCCAAAGATGTGATATAGAATTAGCTTTAACAGGACATATACATTTGCAAAGTATAAAGTCCTATGAAAATAATGGGAAACAAATCTATGATATTGCAACTGGTGCCTTATCAGTATATCCACATAATTATGGTATTCTTAATTATTCACCTAATAAAGGCTATGAATATAATACTAATCAAGTGGATATGGTAGGTTGGGCAAAAGAAAATAATATAGATGATGAAAATATACATAACTTTAAAGAATACTCTAGAACCTATTTTGTTAATCGCTCCTATTATAATTTTTATGAAGAATTCTATAATATTCACGAATATAAAGATAAAGAAATGGATTTAATGTCAAAAACCTTAGCCGAATTAAACGCAATGTACTACGAAGGAAAAGGTGAAATAGATATAGAGAAAATAAAAAGCTCAGAAGGCTATAAACTATTAGAAGACATTGGAACTGACTTCCTTAAAAAATATGCCGAATTCATATTTGAAATGAAAGGTATTAATAGTAATAGGTTGGAGGTACCAGTTAATAAATAAGGTAATTATGAGAATAACCTAAAAAGGCTTATAAGAAAAAGTTTCTTATAAGCCTTTTGTTCTTTACTTCATATTTTAATAAGTTTCAACAAACACTTCAAAATAACTTCTTGGGTGTGCACAAGCGGGACATACTTCAGGTGCTGATTTCCCTCTGTGAACATATCCACAGTTGTTACACTTCCATTCTACAACTTCATCTTTTTCAAAAACCTTATCATTTTCAATATTACTTAATAACTTTCTATATCTTATTTCATGGCGTTCTTCTGCTTCTGCAATTTCTCTAAAAGTATGTGCTATTTCAGGAAACCCTTCTTCTTCCGCAATATCAGCAAATGCTGGATAAAGTTCTTCCCATTCTTCTTGCTCCCCATTAGCTGCTGCTAATAAATTTTCTTTAGTTTTCCCTAAATCTACTGGAAAATCAGATGTTATTTCTATTTTTTCTCCTTTTAAAGATTGATTTAGATATTTGAAGAATCTC
Coding sequences within it:
- a CDS encoding ABC transporter ATP-binding protein, whose product is MLNFVGQYFFRILEALGDNKVSKALYSSLIEKDIGFFNNKTTGDLNSLLTNDGREVASWMSVGWLIRLIQIFSLVFTIIMMMRYNVLLTLIILGLIAVSFLTINIIAKKQAEVSENIFSIRGEINQFLIESIQSISLIKPLRKEKYFKDKFKTLIDNKKFKEDKRYSFLLGLYVSMTALLIMILPLVSVGVDAVLASKGKMTVGSILSIYALTGQLQEPVRVLADSFNQERTAMALSNRLKEKVVVENQL
- a CDS encoding metallophosphoesterase, producing the protein MKNKKILFTIMAIFVLTGTIIIRFHLSSCKVACSKPPSKIKAGKDITILVAADPHYFTSKLNDCGEAFNKYITTGDGKLIKYSDELIDAFTRDIEKIKPDILIICGDLTNNGEKESHENLAEKLDIIQNSGTSVFVIPGNHDIKNPWSCKFKDRKQKKASNITDKDFNKIYEPFGYSEAISKDKNTLSYLAAPSEDIWLLMLDTNQYEDNIKRSAPQADGIINPDTLQWIEECSQKAKKENAKIIAVMHHSLLDHNPVKNEGYTLNNSEDVVEVFQRCDIELALTGHIHLQSIKSYENNGKQIYDIATGALSVYPHNYGILNYSPNKGYEYNTNQVDMVGWAKENNIDDENIHNFKEYSRTYFVNRSYYNFYEEFYNIHEYKDKEMDLMSKTLAELNAMYYEGKGEIDIEKIKSSEGYKLLEDIGTDFLKKYAEFIFEMKGINSNRLEVPVNK
- a CDS encoding rubrerythrin family protein, yielding MKSLEGTKTAENLMKAFAGESQARMRYTYYASEAKKEGYVQISNIFTETAENEKEHAKRFFKYLNQSLKGEKIEITSDFPVDLGKTKENLLAAANGEQEEWEELYPAFADIAEEEGFPEIAHTFREIAEAEERHEIRYRKLLSNIENDKVFEKDEVVEWKCNNCGYVHRGKSAPEVCPACAHPRSYFEVFVETY